The Desulfomicrobium orale DSM 12838 genome includes a window with the following:
- a CDS encoding formate--tetrahydrofolate ligase, which translates to MMLDPKKHADWEIAWEAEKNMKTIHHIAEVLGLEKNELLPYGHYMGKVDFRAVLDRLGDRPNGKYVDVTAITPTPLGEGKSTTTIGLVQGLGRRGKRSSAAIRQPSGGPTMGVKGSAAGGGLSQCIPLTQYSLGFTGDINAVMNAHNLAMVALTSRMQHERNYNDEKLLSLSKMPRLNIDPANVNMGWVIDFCCQALRNVIIGIDGINGKSDGFMMRSRFDIAVSSEVMAILAIVKDLADMRRRMGKIIVAYDRDGKPVTTADLEVDGAMTAWMMEAINPNIIQTIEGQPVFVHAGPFANIAIGQSSVIADRIGLKLSEYHVTESGFGADIGYEKFWNLKCHYSGLTPDAAVIVTTVRALKSHGGAPLPVPGRPLPSEYSKEHVGFVEKGCCNLLHHIRTVKKSGVSPVVCINAFVTDTKAEIVKIRELCEAEGARVALSTHWEHGGEGALELAEAVVDACAEKTKFVPLYDWEMPFKERIELVAREIYGANGVDFSAEAEKKLTSIQKRDDAMKLGLCMVKTHLSLSDDPSRKGVPEDWRLHVRDVLIYGGAGFVVPVAGSISLMPGTGSNPSFRRVDVDTETGRVSGIF; encoded by the coding sequence ATCATGCTCGATCCCAAAAAACATGCCGACTGGGAAATAGCCTGGGAAGCTGAAAAAAACATGAAAACTATCCACCACATCGCCGAAGTTCTGGGCTTGGAAAAAAACGAGCTCCTGCCCTACGGTCACTATATGGGCAAGGTGGATTTCCGCGCTGTGCTGGATCGGCTAGGTGACCGACCCAACGGCAAATACGTGGATGTGACCGCCATCACCCCTACCCCCCTTGGCGAGGGTAAATCCACGACTACCATCGGTCTTGTGCAGGGCTTAGGACGGCGGGGCAAGCGCTCTAGCGCCGCCATCCGGCAGCCTTCGGGTGGCCCCACCATGGGCGTCAAGGGCTCGGCCGCAGGCGGTGGCCTTTCCCAGTGCATCCCGCTCACCCAGTATTCTCTGGGTTTTACCGGCGACATCAACGCCGTCATGAATGCTCACAATCTGGCCATGGTAGCCCTGACCTCACGCATGCAGCATGAACGCAACTACAATGATGAAAAATTGCTGTCTCTTTCCAAAATGCCGCGCCTGAACATCGACCCCGCCAATGTCAACATGGGCTGGGTCATCGACTTCTGCTGCCAAGCCCTGCGTAACGTCATTATCGGCATCGACGGTATCAACGGCAAGAGTGACGGCTTTATGATGCGTTCGCGCTTTGATATCGCCGTTTCGAGCGAAGTCATGGCCATCTTGGCCATCGTTAAGGACTTGGCCGACATGCGCCGTCGCATGGGAAAAATTATCGTGGCCTATGATCGCGACGGCAAACCCGTCACCACCGCCGACTTGGAAGTGGATGGCGCTATGACCGCCTGGATGATGGAGGCCATCAACCCCAACATCATCCAGACTATCGAAGGCCAGCCGGTCTTCGTACATGCCGGCCCTTTCGCTAATATCGCCATTGGTCAGAGCTCGGTCATCGCGGACCGTATCGGGCTGAAGCTCAGCGAATATCATGTGACTGAATCTGGCTTTGGGGCGGACATTGGTTACGAGAAATTCTGGAACCTTAAATGCCATTACAGCGGGCTCACTCCAGATGCCGCCGTTATCGTGACCACAGTACGCGCGCTGAAAAGCCACGGCGGCGCCCCCCTACCCGTACCCGGCCGTCCGCTACCATCGGAATATTCCAAGGAACATGTGGGCTTTGTGGAAAAAGGTTGCTGTAACCTTCTACATCACATCCGCACAGTGAAGAAATCCGGCGTATCGCCGGTGGTCTGCATCAATGCCTTCGTCACCGATACTAAAGCCGAAATAGTTAAAATCCGCGAACTCTGCGAAGCCGAAGGTGCGCGGGTGGCGCTTTCCACCCACTGGGAGCACGGTGGCGAGGGCGCACTGGAACTAGCCGAGGCTGTCGTCGACGCCTGCGCCGAGAAGACCAAGTTTGTCCCGCTCTACGACTGGGAGATGCCCTTCAAGGAACGCATCGAATTGGTAGCCCGCGAAATCTACGGGGCCAATGGGGTAGACTTCAGTGCCGAGGCTGAAAAAAAGCTTACGAGCATCCAAAAACGCGACGACGCCATGAAACTCGGTCTCTGCATGGTCAAGACCCATCTCTCCCTATCCGACGATCCCAGCCGTAAAGGCGTGCCTGAGGATTGGCGCCTGCATGTGCGCGACGTGCTTATTTACGGCGGCGCGGGCTTCGTGGTGCCTGTGGCGGGCAGTATCAGCCTAATGCCAGGCACAGGTTCCAATCCCTCTTTCCGGCGGGTGGATGTGGACACCGAAACCGGCCGCGTCAGCGGTATCTTCTAG
- a CDS encoding formate/nitrite transporter family protein has product MATPPLAISLERLGKTMQAKALLPTTRIWLLAMLGGAYIALAGFASTVAACNLLASPDSYGLGRCVAGLLFPVGLILIIVGGGELFTGNCMMTEAVRRKLLNPVDMLRNWLLVYLGNFTGAVLVAGLLFLSGLFVSGKGQVATAIIKTAVDKAKLGGLEALILGIFCNWLVCLAIWLASRSEKAAHKAFLLFFPIWLFVTSGYEHSVANMYYLSAGLLAVLDPPTLAASGLEPGIVEALGVMALTRNMCFVTLGNIVGGAIFVAGAYALAYGQDIP; this is encoded by the coding sequence ATGGCCACACCGCCTCTTGCCATCAGCCTTGAACGCCTGGGGAAAACCATGCAAGCCAAGGCGCTCCTGCCCACAACTCGGATATGGCTTTTGGCCATGCTGGGTGGGGCTTATATTGCCCTTGCGGGTTTTGCTTCTACTGTAGCGGCCTGTAATCTGCTCGCCTCGCCCGATAGCTACGGTCTCGGACGGTGCGTGGCAGGACTGCTCTTCCCGGTGGGGCTTATACTCATCATCGTGGGAGGAGGGGAATTGTTTACCGGTAACTGCATGATGACGGAGGCCGTGCGGCGCAAGCTGCTCAACCCCGTCGACATGTTACGCAACTGGTTGCTGGTCTATCTGGGAAACTTTACAGGGGCCGTACTTGTGGCCGGGCTCCTCTTCCTTTCAGGTCTGTTCGTCTCCGGCAAAGGGCAGGTAGCGACGGCCATCATCAAAACAGCCGTGGATAAGGCTAAGCTTGGGGGGCTGGAGGCCCTCATCCTGGGCATCTTCTGCAACTGGCTGGTATGCTTGGCGATATGGCTGGCCTCTCGTTCTGAAAAGGCGGCACACAAGGCTTTTCTGCTCTTTTTCCCCATCTGGCTTTTCGTGACCAGTGGCTACGAACATTCAGTAGCCAATATGTATTATTTGAGCGCGGGCCTGCTGGCCGTGCTGGACCCACCCACGCTGGCGGCCTCAGGCCTTGAGCCCGGTATAGTCGAAGCCCTCGGCGTCATGGCTTTAACTCGGAACATGTGTTTCGTCACCCTGGGCAATATCGTGGGAGGAGCCATTTTCGTAGCCGGGGCCTATGCCCTTGCCTATGGGCAGGACATCCCCTGA
- a CDS encoding IS5 family transposase (programmed frameshift), with amino-acid sequence MCYTDISDETWQRLEPVLPLEGSPKGGRPAKDKRTFINAIIWLLRTGAPWRALPKEYGSWNAVYSRFRRWQIKGSWKAVFLALASDPDLEAVMIDGTYIHAHKHSAGAKGGKHRQALGRSRGGFTSKLHAQVDALGNPVSFFLTGGECADVSVAPQLLEGVCNCTVIADKGYDSEPLVQLLEAKGCTVVIPPRSNRKTPRRYDRHLYKERHLVECFFSKIKEYRRVATRYEKLAQTFLSFVYLAASMIWIK; translated from the exons ATGTGTTATACCGATATTTCCGATGAAACCTGGCAACGGCTTGAGCCCGTTCTGCCGCTTGAGGGTTCGCCCAAAGGCGGCCGTCCGGCCAAAGATAAACGAACATTCATAAATGCAATCATCTGGCTGCTGCGCACCGGGGCTCCCTGGAGGGCCCTGCCGAAAGAGTATGGGTCATGGAATGCCGTGTATTCCCGCTTTCGGCGTTGGCAGATAAAAGGATCCTGGAAAGCAGTCTTTCTCGCTCTGGCGTCTGACCCCGATCTCGAAGCGGTGATGATTGACGGTACGTACATCCATGCCCACAAACATTCGGCTGGCGCAAAAGGGGGCA AGCACAGACAAGCTCTGGGCCGCAGTCGCGGAGGTTTTACCTCCAAGCTGCATGCACAGGTAGACGCGCTCGGCAATCCTGTATCGTTTTTCCTTACAGGAGGTGAATGTGCGGATGTCAGTGTTGCGCCACAATTACTCGAAGGGGTTTGCAATTGTACTGTTATTGCCGATAAAGGTTATGACAGCGAGCCATTGGTTCAACTCCTTGAAGCAAAAGGCTGTACCGTAGTTATTCCTCCACGCTCAAATCGTAAAACACCTCGTCGGTATGATCGGCATCTTTATAAGGAACGGCACCTTGTTGAATGCTTTTTCAGTAAAATCAAAGAGTACCGCAGAGTGGCAACACGTTATGAAAAGCTTGCCCAGACTTTTCTTTCTTTCGTTTACCTGGCAGCTTCAATGATTTGGATCAAATAG
- a CDS encoding ABC transporter substrate-binding protein — protein MKLLHLLTLALALVFPPMLTTPNASAAEKIVVGYQPYDTISYSAAVIRDKELWKKYLPAGTEVQFEGALQGSIIVNSMVAGKQVIGYLGDMPAVVCTTKTNIAPIKLVASLGLSAGQRCNVIMVRPDAPKFTSPEEAVRWLDGKTVATPKGSCAERFLRTVMQKTGIKPKQILNQSLEVIATNFRVKKIDAAVLWEPTVSRIGDLAGEGVARVVATGYNYNTPDAGFIAMRADFVKQYPEIAKGWLKAELEAQRFLMDPANWEEVGNIVAKQATGLTPLMSWFSLYGAIPTECGGAPERDTKPFVFTKPVHELLDSTYTFLHETKVINVGKAPEGAIDDSIARAVAAEMNVTTPMGVIIPKNIYDGPKK, from the coding sequence ATGAAACTGCTTCATCTTCTCACCTTGGCCCTGGCTCTGGTTTTTCCCCCTATGCTGACAACTCCCAATGCTTCGGCAGCGGAAAAGATCGTGGTAGGCTACCAGCCCTATGACACCATTTCTTATTCCGCCGCTGTCATCCGTGACAAGGAACTGTGGAAAAAATACCTGCCTGCGGGCACCGAAGTGCAATTTGAAGGGGCCCTCCAAGGTTCTATCATCGTGAATTCCATGGTAGCCGGCAAGCAGGTCATCGGCTACTTAGGTGACATGCCCGCCGTGGTCTGTACCACCAAGACCAACATCGCCCCCATCAAGCTGGTGGCCAGTCTGGGTCTTTCTGCCGGACAGCGCTGCAACGTCATTATGGTGCGCCCCGACGCACCCAAGTTCACCAGCCCTGAAGAAGCCGTAAGGTGGCTTGACGGCAAGACCGTGGCCACCCCCAAAGGTAGCTGTGCCGAACGCTTCCTGCGTACCGTCATGCAGAAGACCGGCATCAAGCCCAAGCAGATTTTGAATCAGTCGTTGGAAGTCATCGCCACCAACTTCCGCGTCAAGAAGATTGACGCCGCCGTGCTGTGGGAGCCTACCGTCAGTCGCATCGGCGACCTAGCCGGTGAAGGTGTCGCCCGCGTTGTGGCCACCGGCTACAACTACAACACCCCTGATGCGGGCTTCATCGCCATGCGCGCCGATTTTGTGAAGCAGTATCCCGAAATCGCCAAAGGCTGGCTGAAGGCCGAACTAGAGGCCCAACGCTTCCTGATGGATCCGGCCAACTGGGAAGAAGTGGGCAACATCGTTGCCAAGCAGGCCACCGGCCTCACCCCGTTGATGAGCTGGTTCTCGCTGTACGGTGCCATTCCCACCGAATGTGGCGGCGCGCCCGAACGCGATACCAAGCCCTTTGTCTTCACCAAGCCCGTGCATGAGCTCTTGGATTCTACCTATACATTCCTGCACGAAACCAAGGTCATCAACGTGGGGAAAGCTCCCGAAGGTGCCATCGACGATTCCATCGCCCGCGCGGTGGCCGCTGAAATGAATGTGACCACCCCGATGGGAGTGATCATCCCCAAAAATATCTACGA
- the folD gene encoding bifunctional methylenetetrahydrofolate dehydrogenase/methenyltetrahydrofolate cyclohydrolase FolD: protein MTATIIDGLALSQNILEELRVEVAQMRAKHGQAPGLVTILVGDNPASASYVSRKVKTAHSLGFHEVQDNRPADISEADLLALIEHYNADPAIHGILVQLPLPKHIDERRVLLAIDPDKDVDGFHPMNLGRLFIGGEAVTFLPCTPAGIQEILIRTGVQLNGAEVVVVGRSNIVGRPIAVMLGHKGRGGNATVTLTHTGTKDLASHCRRADVLIVAAGSAGLVRPDWIKPGATVIDVGVNRLGFNQKTGKAVLSGDVDFEAASAVAGKITPVPGGVGPMTIAMLMKNTMRSAWKHLEGQDGHTASCHQP, encoded by the coding sequence ATGACAGCGACGATCATCGATGGTCTGGCACTCAGTCAAAACATATTAGAAGAGCTGCGAGTCGAAGTTGCCCAGATGCGAGCCAAGCATGGCCAAGCCCCAGGCTTGGTGACTATCCTTGTGGGGGACAACCCGGCTTCGGCCAGCTATGTGAGCCGCAAGGTCAAGACCGCGCATTCTCTGGGCTTCCATGAAGTGCAAGACAACCGTCCAGCCGACATTAGCGAGGCAGATCTATTGGCGCTCATCGAGCACTACAATGCCGACCCTGCCATCCACGGCATCCTGGTCCAGCTGCCCCTGCCCAAGCATATTGATGAGAGGCGGGTGCTTCTGGCTATTGATCCTGACAAGGACGTGGATGGCTTCCACCCTATGAATCTGGGCAGACTGTTCATCGGTGGCGAGGCTGTGACCTTTTTGCCTTGCACCCCGGCAGGTATCCAAGAAATACTGATACGCACGGGAGTGCAGCTGAATGGAGCCGAAGTAGTGGTGGTAGGCCGCTCCAACATCGTGGGCAGGCCCATTGCCGTGATGCTGGGGCATAAGGGACGCGGAGGCAACGCCACTGTAACCTTGACTCACACCGGCACCAAGGATTTGGCCTCGCATTGCCGCCGGGCCGATGTGCTCATTGTGGCCGCCGGGTCGGCGGGATTAGTCAGACCGGACTGGATCAAACCCGGAGCCACAGTCATCGACGTGGGCGTAAACCGGCTGGGCTTCAACCAAAAGACCGGCAAGGCCGTCCTTTCTGGCGATGTGGACTTCGAGGCGGCCTCGGCCGTAGCAGGCAAGATAACTCCTGTACCCGGTGGAGTAGGCCCCATGACCATCGCCATGCTCATGAAGAACACCATGCGCTCAGCCTGGAAGCATCTGGAGGGTCAAGATGGCCACACCGCCTCTTGCCATCAGCCTTGA
- a CDS encoding phosphate/phosphite/phosphonate ABC transporter substrate-binding protein, which yields MSKSVLDYRYFLLAESMGHKHMTIRFAHKIAFFRLAALSVGLAMLPLYLLWPVSPAPPTDAEINLPTYGSAPPLRQELPIYRFAVHPLHNPQRLFVNFQPIIDIINREAKDFSVRLIAARDYQSFEKRILMQEFDLILGNPLQTVWSLGYGYRVVGKMGDDDRFYGIIIARDDFVPTNAAALVGYNMVFPAPTALAATLMPRLYLHEQGADFSQINIIYSGSQESAIMNVYLGKADLAGTWPMPWELFLKERPELGRRLHVVWRTPPLVNNGIAIRTSMPEAHVQHIMNILLGLPASPEGRAILQRLSISGFKASNNDDYVKPVRNFMECYRKAFPNEEQYLDERQQS from the coding sequence TTGAGCAAAAGCGTGCTTGATTATAGATACTTCCTGCTTGCGGAATCTATGGGGCATAAGCATATGACTATAAGATTTGCGCATAAGATTGCTTTTTTTCGCCTTGCAGCGTTGTCCGTCGGTTTGGCGATGCTGCCTCTCTATCTGCTCTGGCCTGTTTCACCTGCTCCCCCCACCGATGCCGAGATCAACCTGCCCACCTATGGTTCCGCTCCCCCTCTGCGGCAGGAACTGCCCATCTACCGCTTTGCTGTACATCCTCTGCACAATCCTCAGCGACTCTTTGTCAACTTCCAACCCATCATTGATATCATCAACCGCGAAGCCAAGGACTTCAGCGTACGCCTCATTGCTGCACGCGATTACCAAAGTTTTGAGAAGCGGATCCTCATGCAGGAATTCGACCTGATTCTGGGTAATCCGCTCCAAACTGTCTGGAGCCTCGGATACGGCTACCGAGTGGTTGGCAAGATGGGTGATGACGATCGCTTCTACGGTATCATCATCGCTCGTGATGACTTTGTCCCGACCAACGCTGCCGCCCTTGTCGGCTACAACATGGTTTTCCCTGCACCCACAGCTCTTGCCGCCACCTTAATGCCTAGACTCTATCTGCATGAACAGGGGGCTGATTTCTCTCAGATAAACATCATCTACAGTGGCTCGCAGGAGTCCGCCATCATGAATGTCTATCTGGGCAAGGCCGATCTGGCTGGCACTTGGCCCATGCCTTGGGAGCTTTTCCTCAAGGAACGACCAGAGCTGGGTCGCAGGCTACATGTGGTTTGGCGTACGCCTCCGCTTGTCAACAACGGTATCGCTATCCGTACCAGCATGCCCGAAGCGCATGTACAGCACATTATGAATATCCTGTTGGGTCTTCCGGCCTCGCCGGAAGGGCGCGCCATCCTGCAACGCCTGTCCATCTCGGGTTTTAAAGCCAGTAATAACGACGATTATGTAAAGCCGGTACGAAATTTCATGGAGTGCTATCGCAAGGCCTTCCCCAATGAGGAGCAGTATCTGGATGAACGCCAGCAGTCCTGA
- a CDS encoding response regulator transcription factor, with product MSDRIRVMIADDHAIVRAGASRLIKGEPDMEVVGEACHGGEVLERARKLRPHVLVLDISMPGISGIELVPELRRLLPTMQIVLFSMHRREVLLQQALREGVRGYVLKASAVEDILSAIRAVHKGQYFLSPEIETDMISGYLGRGQGKECDGLSERELEVLIMVASGLTTKQIAKKLFLSPRTVEKHRASFMQKLHLKNIYELIQYALQKGLILHS from the coding sequence ATGAGCGACAGGATCCGGGTAATGATCGCCGACGATCACGCTATCGTCCGGGCAGGGGCCAGCCGTCTCATCAAGGGCGAGCCCGACATGGAAGTCGTCGGCGAGGCCTGTCACGGCGGCGAAGTACTGGAGAGAGCTCGTAAGCTGAGACCACATGTGCTGGTACTGGATATTTCTATGCCGGGTATCTCGGGCATTGAACTTGTACCGGAGCTGCGTCGTCTTCTGCCAACCATGCAGATTGTGCTCTTTTCCATGCACAGACGCGAGGTGCTCTTGCAGCAGGCGCTTAGAGAGGGCGTGCGGGGCTATGTGCTCAAGGCCTCGGCTGTAGAAGATATTCTCTCGGCCATCAGGGCCGTGCATAAGGGGCAGTACTTTCTGAGCCCTGAAATTGAGACCGACATGATCAGCGGCTATCTCGGCCGAGGTCAAGGCAAGGAATGTGACGGCCTATCCGAGCGGGAGCTGGAGGTCCTGATCATGGTTGCATCCGGCCTGACCACCAAGCAGATAGCCAAAAAGCTTTTCCTCAGCCCCCGCACGGTGGAAAAGCACCGCGCCTCTTTCATGCAGAAGCTACACCTCAAAAATATTTATGAGCTTATCCAGTATGCCCTGCAGAAGGGTCTTATATTACATTCGTGA
- a CDS encoding sensor histidine kinase: protein MNASSPDQPYSISIRNKLILSMTLVHLVLMGFFVGDTFFRQREFLLHEDRSSALNFASLMAENVLSWVLAEDLMGMDEVLQASAQLTKAGYACVIDTSGQVLAHTEKSRVGSFLNDAESVALLRSSKLEAHIWRSAPSCTHAAAPLITQSNHVGWVLVGMDLQGTASYLRSLRDKGILYTLGAMLIGGFTAVLLSRLIFRQLDAIMEGISRLYSDTFLPISVFSGDELGHMAKALNQASAYLQTSRSELKREVAERMEAEKQIRYLTRRLVDGNEEERKRLGHDLHDEFGQSVTGLLFGLHSLKTMLKRDDAEALDLCEQMIDQAKSFGDSIRRTAAGQFPVVLERLGLATEAPALLGEMAERHSGIRLIYTVDLPERRLHQRIEVTCYRILQEGLSNIVRHSKATEARIELSVRDDRVYLYLGDNGRGFDAESLLDQTHEYSGIGLLGMRARVLAVEGDMKVVSRPGEGCVIIVFLPLLYRDTRVCLQTL, encoded by the coding sequence ATGAACGCCAGCAGTCCTGACCAGCCCTACTCCATCAGTATCAGGAACAAGCTTATCCTCAGCATGACGCTTGTGCATTTGGTGCTCATGGGCTTTTTTGTGGGCGATACCTTTTTCAGGCAGCGGGAATTTCTGTTACATGAAGATCGCAGCTCTGCGCTCAATTTTGCCAGCCTCATGGCCGAGAACGTGCTTTCCTGGGTGCTGGCAGAAGACTTGATGGGTATGGATGAAGTTTTGCAGGCCAGTGCTCAGCTGACTAAGGCCGGTTATGCCTGTGTGATAGACACCTCGGGCCAAGTGCTGGCCCATACCGAAAAAAGTCGGGTGGGGAGTTTTTTGAACGATGCCGAATCGGTTGCGTTGTTGCGCAGCTCTAAGCTGGAGGCGCACATCTGGCGCAGCGCTCCCTCCTGTACTCATGCGGCGGCTCCACTTATCACCCAGAGCAACCATGTGGGCTGGGTATTAGTGGGCATGGACCTGCAGGGGACGGCAAGTTATCTGCGCTCATTGCGTGACAAGGGCATACTCTATACCTTAGGAGCGATGCTCATTGGCGGCTTTACAGCGGTGCTACTTTCACGTCTCATTTTCCGCCAGTTGGATGCAATTATGGAGGGCATCAGCCGTCTCTACAGTGATACTTTTTTGCCCATTTCGGTTTTTTCGGGGGACGAGCTAGGGCATATGGCCAAGGCCCTGAATCAGGCATCGGCCTATCTGCAGACCAGCCGCAGTGAACTCAAGCGCGAAGTGGCCGAACGTATGGAAGCCGAAAAGCAGATCCGTTACCTCACTCGCCGCCTAGTGGATGGCAACGAGGAAGAGCGCAAGCGCCTCGGCCACGACCTGCATGATGAATTTGGCCAGAGTGTGACAGGGCTACTCTTTGGTCTGCATTCACTTAAGACGATGCTCAAACGTGACGATGCCGAAGCCCTCGACCTGTGTGAGCAGATGATTGACCAAGCCAAAAGTTTTGGCGACAGCATCCGCCGTACGGCGGCTGGGCAGTTTCCGGTGGTGCTAGAGCGCCTAGGGCTGGCGACTGAGGCTCCGGCTTTGCTGGGCGAGATGGCCGAACGTCATAGTGGCATCCGACTGATCTATACAGTGGATCTGCCTGAACGACGGCTGCACCAACGTATCGAAGTGACTTGTTATCGCATCTTGCAGGAAGGGCTTTCCAATATCGTACGTCACTCTAAGGCTACAGAAGCTCGGATAGAGCTTTCCGTACGGGATGACAGGGTTTATCTGTATTTGGGCGACAATGGCAGGGGCTTTGACGCCGAAAGTCTTTTGGACCAGACCCACGAATATAGCGGCATTGGCCTTTTGGGTATGCGCGCCCGCGTGCTGGCCGTGGAAGGAGATATGAAGGTGGTTTCGCGCCCAGGCGAGGGCTGTGTCATTATCGTCTTTTTACCGCTGCTCTATCGAGATACTAGGGTGTGTTTGCAAACTTTATAA
- the hemB gene encoding porphobilinogen synthase produces MYAFHRGRRLRSSRTMRNLVRETRLSNEDLIQPYFVVESDPGLRREIPSMPGQFQLGLDELMIEVGGAVDAGLKALILFGVPRHKDPEGSQAGADDGIVQQAIRRIKDNWPEVMVVADTCLCEYTSHGHCGLVTPQGEIENDSTLELLAAAAVSQARAGADIIAPSDMMDGRVAAIRTALDKAGFQNTPIMSYAVKYASSFYGPFRDAAEGAPRFGNRKTYQMDPANAREGLREAAADIDEGADIIMVKPGLPYLDIIRQVRDSFDVPVGAYQVSGEYSQIKAAAMNGWIDETAVALESLIGLKRAGADLILTYFAQDLLEAGHF; encoded by the coding sequence ATGTATGCATTTCATCGCGGTCGCAGACTTCGTTCTTCCCGCACCATGCGCAACCTGGTCCGGGAAACCCGTTTATCGAATGAGGATCTGATCCAGCCTTATTTTGTGGTGGAGTCCGACCCCGGCCTGCGGCGCGAAATTCCATCCATGCCCGGCCAGTTCCAGCTGGGGCTCGACGAACTGATGATTGAAGTGGGCGGCGCGGTGGACGCCGGCCTGAAGGCCCTCATTCTTTTCGGCGTGCCCAGGCACAAGGACCCCGAGGGCTCTCAGGCGGGAGCCGATGACGGCATCGTGCAGCAGGCCATCCGGCGGATCAAGGACAACTGGCCGGAAGTCATGGTCGTGGCCGATACCTGCCTGTGTGAATACACCTCCCACGGGCATTGCGGTCTGGTGACGCCGCAGGGAGAGATCGAAAACGACTCTACTTTGGAACTGCTGGCCGCCGCCGCCGTTTCCCAGGCCCGGGCCGGGGCTGACATCATCGCGCCATCGGACATGATGGACGGCCGCGTGGCGGCCATCCGGACCGCCCTGGACAAGGCCGGTTTCCAGAACACGCCCATCATGTCCTATGCCGTGAAATACGCTTCGTCCTTTTACGGCCCGTTCCGCGATGCGGCCGAGGGCGCGCCCAGATTCGGCAATCGCAAAACCTATCAGATGGATCCGGCCAACGCCCGCGAAGGTCTGCGCGAAGCGGCGGCGGACATTGACGAGGGTGCGGACATCATCATGGTCAAACCCGGCCTGCCGTATCTGGACATCATCCGGCAGGTCCGGGACAGTTTCGACGTGCCCGTGGGCGCGTATCAGGTCAGCGGCGAGTACAGCCAGATCAAGGCCGCGGCCATGAACGGCTGGATCGACGAAACCGCTGTGGCCCTGGAAAGCCTCATCGGGCTCAAACGGGCCGGGGCGGACCTCATTCTCACATATTTCGCGCAGGATCTGCTCGAGGCGGGGCATTTCTGA